A genomic region of Conger conger chromosome 6, fConCon1.1, whole genome shotgun sequence contains the following coding sequences:
- the LOC133131668 gene encoding Iroquois homeobox protein 6a-like: protein MYGSPYAAAAAANQNYTNYLSYSTDASSLLSTLSPQYDIKDGAGGLHSGITQTAAYYPYERSLGPYQCDRYGTMDFNGSARRKNSTRETTSTLKTWLYEHRKNPYPTKGEKIMLAIITKMTLTQVSTWFANARRRLKKENKMTWTPKNKAGDDRKEKSDQDSVNKDTKYCKEESDLQPLDVQACDRVDGGWEEPGLQRAVTPQLLRRDCAGALSFPGSSGPLGPAVSGPLPAPPTARLALLHGQEKPRIWSLAHTAATGLVLGPRPGSHFSSGSAGLDCPSAAVRLAPPGGGRCGALESPDTASPSGVDSCFQAGRPCGDEVYAAASGVSCEPLRLHGSPHPALADACQYSSAKGFPNGRKTEAECAVLSDTCVALQEGKLPASRPGVPR from the exons ATGTACGGTTCCCCGTACGCAGCAGCGGCCGCCGCCAACCAGAACTACACCAACTACTTATCTTACAGTACCGACGCCTCATCTCTCCTTTCCACGTTG aGCCCACAGTACGATATTAAGGATGGAGCAGGGGGATTGCATTCTGGAATCACACAAACTGCAGCTTACTACCCCTATGAGCGCTCTCTGGGGCCATATCAATGCGACAG GTATGGGACTATGGATTTCAATGGGTCAGCCAGGCGGAAAAATTCCACCAGGGAGACTACCAGCACCCTAAAGACATGGCTCTACGAGCACAGGAAAAACCCCTACCCCACAAAGGGTGAGAAAATCATGCTGGCCATAATAACCAAAATGACCCTCACGCAAGTGTCCACATGGTTCGCCAACGCCAGGAGAAGGCTAAAGAAAGAGAACAAGATGACCTGGaccccaaaaaacaaagcaggcgATGACAGGAAGGAGAAAAGTGATCAAGACTCTGTCAACAAAG ACACCAAATACTGCAAGGAGGAGAGCGACCTTCAGCCGCTTGACGTCCAGGCCTGCGACAGGGTTGACGGCgggtgggaggagccaggccTCCAGCGTGCCGTGACGCCACAGCTCCTGAGGAGAGACTGCGCTGGCGCCCTGTCCTTCCCCGGCAGCTCTGGGCCCCTGGGCCCCGCCGTGTCCGGGCCCCTGCCCGCCCCGCCCACGGCCAGGCTCGCGCTCCTCCACGGGCAGGAGAAGCCCCGAATCTGGTCGCTGGCCCACACGGCGGCCACGGGCCTGGTACTCGGCCCCCgccctggcagccattttagttctGGGAGCGCTGGTCTGGACTGCCCGTCGGCAGCTGTGCGGCTGGCCCCGCCCGGGGGCGGGCGGTGCGGGGCGCTGGAGAGCCCGGACACGGCGAGCCCGTCCGGAGTGGACTCCTGTTTCCAGGCGGGCCGGCCGTGTGGAGACGAGGTCTACGCCGCGGCGTCCGGCGTTAGCTGTGAGCCCCTGCGTCTCCACGGCTCGCCCCACCCGGCGCTGGCCGACGCGTGCCAGTACTCGTCCGCTAAAG gATTTCCGAACGGCAGGAAAACTGAAGCAGAATGCGCAGTGCTAAGCGACACGTGTGTAGCTCTGCAGGAAGGCAAGCTCCCAGCCTCCAGGCCAGGGGTGCCCAGGTGA